Genomic DNA from Clostridium sp. BJN0013:
CAGCTGAACTAGGTGATATTACTGAGATTGCAGATCAGATCAGCCGCCAGAAGAGAAAGGAGGTAATTGACAAGATGTATGTACATTCAAAAATACCAATTGATAAAAAACATGCTGCAGGGTATGTAATTGCAGGTGCTATTGCACTATTTGCAATAATTTCTGCATTTACCGCTTATTTCAGCACAGGTGATATATCTACGGGAGTATCTGTTTTATCGGTATTTATTTCAATCTCCACAGCTATGTTTGTATTTTTGGGTCTTACCCAGGAAACGGACAGTGATTTTCCTATGAAGTGGAAGCGTGCTCTGGTATATGGAATTTCATCAGCTGCAATTGCCTTTGGAGTTTGTATTTCGGCCACGTTGTATTTTATGAAAGGAATGGTGCTTGAATCTGTATCCGGAAGTCTTATACCTTTTGTAATCCCGGGACTTTGTGTGCTGGTGTTTCTACTGCTTACTGAAAAGGATAGACATAAACCCTGGGTACTGGAAAGAGAAAAAGTGTGGAGGGAAAATTATGCTAAAGTCTACAAAGATCCCAAAGTTATGGAACAAAGGGGGCTTTTGTCTGGAGCACTTTGGTTATTTGCAGCAGCGCTTTTTGTAGTGTTTGGCTTTGTAATTGGATTTAAATACTCCTGGGTAGTATTTTTGTTTGCAGTTGCCGGGGAGGTGCTTATAGAATTCTGGATGAGTTCAAGAAGTAAAAGTGGAAAATAAAATATAGCTTTCTAGCTTTCTATGATAAAATTAAGATATCATAGAAAGCTATTTATTATGAAAAAGAATACATAAAGAATTGCAGCGGGGGAGAGAAAAAACTGTGGAAAAACAATTAACTAAAATTAATCCTAAATTACTTTTATTAGTGGGAGTACTTGGAGTATCTTTTTCGTCCATATTTATAAAATACTCAAATGCTCCCAGCCTGGTTATAGCTACTTACCGTTTGGGGTGGACAGTTCTCATTCTGTTGCCTTTAATAGGAATGAAATTTCGTGATGAAATTCTAAAACTAAAAAAGGATGATATTTTATGGAATGTACTAAGTGGATTTTTCCTTGCGGTTCATTTTTCCCTATGGTTTGAGTCTTTAAAATTTACATCAGTTGCCAGTTCAACAGTACTGGTAAGTACGGAAGTTATTTTTTCTGCCCTTGGATTTGTGCTTATATTTAAAGGTAGAATAAATAAGAGTGGAGTACTTGCAATTATAATTACTTTTTTAGGCAGTGTAGTGATTGCAGCGAATGATTATGGCGGTGGAAAAAATGTATTGTATGGAGATGCTCTGGCGCTGCTTGGAGCTGTTATGGTTGCAGTATACACATTAATTGGTAGAAAACAAAGGGATCATCTTAGCACCACGGTATACACATTTGTAACCTATAGTGCATGTTTTATTACACTTATTATATTTGATTTTATAAGTCATACGCCAATTTATGGGTATGGAATCAATGAAATCATTCTTGGACTTTTACTTGGCATTTCCTGTACATTACTAGGCCATAGTGTATTTAGCTGGTGTCTTAAGTATC
This window encodes:
- a CDS encoding permease prefix domain 1-containing protein, whose amino-acid sequence is MDMKVQVYIDRLFQDYEDTAELKDFKEEIAINLQERIKEFKSKGDSPDQAFDKASAELGDITEIADQISRQKRKEVIDKMYVHSKIPIDKKHAAGYVIAGAIALFAIISAFTAYFSTGDISTGVSVLSVFISISTAMFVFLGLTQETDSDFPMKWKRALVYGISSAAIAFGVCISATLYFMKGMVLESVSGSLIPFVIPGLCVLVFLLLTEKDRHKPWVLEREKVWRENYAKVYKDPKVMEQRGLLSGALWLFAAALFVVFGFVIGFKYSWVVFLFAVAGEVLIEFWMSSRSKSGK
- a CDS encoding DMT family transporter translates to MEKQLTKINPKLLLLVGVLGVSFSSIFIKYSNAPSLVIATYRLGWTVLILLPLIGMKFRDEILKLKKDDILWNVLSGFFLAVHFSLWFESLKFTSVASSTVLVSTEVIFSALGFVLIFKGRINKSGVLAIIITFLGSVVIAANDYGGGKNVLYGDALALLGAVMVAVYTLIGRKQRDHLSTTVYTFVTYSACFITLIIFDFISHTPIYGYGINEIILGLLLGISCTLLGHSVFSWCLKYLSPSYVSSAKLLEPVFASILAIFIYGEIPQISQVIGSIIVIGGVYMYSRYE